A section of the Candidatus Palauibacter australiensis genome encodes:
- a CDS encoding DUF1552 domain-containing protein — translation MNFITGTHLSRRTFLRGAGASVALPLLDAMVPAGRLWADPMKAAEFTRLVCIEESMGVAGSSDWGDERHLFAPAATGRDFELVADSQLRPLEAFREHMTIVSNTDCRSAEAFRAEEIGGDHDRSTAVFLTQAHPKQTQGSDIFLGTSLDQLHAQRFGRESVLPSLELCIEGIDRGGGCAYNYHCAYTTSLAWASPNQPLPAIREPRVVFERLFGAGDSAEDRAARRRTDRSMIDWIATEVARLRRSLGAADRVALDEYVEHIREIERRIQLVEARNTSGEEREMPEAPSGVPDSFEEHMQLMFDLQLLALQTDLTRVITFKTGFDQSNRTFPESGTTKSVHGASHHGNVAEDIMDFNRINAYRLGQVAYFLEKMRDTMEGEASLLDKTAIVWGSPMADGNLHNHRRAPLLLMGGANGALEGGLHLRAPDGTPMANAFVSLMRKIGHPEMASFGDSDGALPLEFTGEAASGGSGAR, via the coding sequence ATGAATTTCATCACAGGGACACACCTCTCGCGCCGCACGTTCCTGCGGGGCGCCGGCGCCAGCGTCGCGCTGCCCCTGCTCGACGCGATGGTCCCCGCGGGGCGGCTGTGGGCCGACCCGATGAAGGCGGCGGAGTTCACGCGCCTCGTCTGCATCGAGGAGTCGATGGGGGTGGCGGGTTCGAGCGACTGGGGCGACGAGCGGCACCTGTTCGCGCCGGCGGCGACGGGGCGCGACTTCGAGCTGGTGGCGGACAGCCAGCTCCGGCCGCTGGAGGCTTTCCGCGAGCACATGACGATCGTGAGCAACACGGACTGCCGGTCGGCGGAGGCGTTCCGGGCGGAGGAGATCGGCGGCGACCACGACCGCTCGACGGCGGTGTTCCTCACCCAGGCGCATCCGAAGCAGACGCAGGGGTCGGACATCTTCCTCGGCACCTCGCTCGACCAGTTGCACGCGCAGCGCTTCGGGCGGGAGAGCGTGCTTCCTTCGCTCGAACTCTGCATCGAGGGGATCGATCGCGGCGGGGGCTGCGCCTACAACTACCACTGCGCGTACACGACGTCGCTCGCATGGGCGTCGCCGAACCAGCCGCTGCCGGCGATCCGGGAGCCGCGCGTGGTGTTCGAGCGGCTGTTCGGCGCCGGGGACTCGGCCGAGGACCGCGCGGCGCGGCGCCGCACGGACCGCAGCATGATCGACTGGATCGCGACCGAGGTCGCCCGGCTCAGGAGGAGCCTGGGCGCGGCGGACCGGGTCGCGCTGGACGAATACGTCGAGCACATCCGCGAGATCGAACGGCGGATCCAGCTCGTCGAGGCGCGCAACACGAGCGGCGAGGAACGGGAGATGCCGGAGGCGCCCTCCGGGGTGCCGGACTCCTTCGAGGAGCACATGCAGCTCATGTTCGACCTGCAACTGCTCGCGCTGCAGACCGATCTGACGCGCGTCATCACCTTCAAGACCGGCTTCGACCAGTCCAACCGGACCTTCCCGGAGAGCGGGACGACGAAGTCCGTCCACGGGGCCTCGCACCACGGGAACGTCGCCGAGGACATCATGGACTTCAACAGGATCAACGCGTACCGGCTGGGGCAGGTGGCGTACTTCCTGGAGAAGATGCGGGACACGATGGAGGGCGAGGCGTCGCTGCTCGACAAGACGGCGATCGTGTGGGGGTCGCCGATGGCGGACGGGAACCTGCACAACCACCGGCGCGCGCCGCTGCTGCTCATGGGCGGGGCGAACGGCGCGCTCGAGGGTGGTCTGCACCTGCGGGCCCCGGACGGGACGCCGATGGCGAACGCCTTCGTGAGCCTCATGCGGAAGATCGGACACCCGGAGATGGCCTCCTTCGGCGACAGCGACGGGGCGCTCCCGCTTGAATTCACGGGCGAGGCGGCCTCGGGCGGGAGCGGCGCGCGATGA